Proteins found in one Mustela lutreola isolate mMusLut2 chromosome 10, mMusLut2.pri, whole genome shotgun sequence genomic segment:
- the KCNA3 gene encoding potassium voltage-gated channel subfamily A member 3: MDEHLSLLRSPPPPSARHRAHPPQRPASGGGAHNLVNPGFAEPAAGPALPPDMTVVPGDHLLEPEAADGGGGPPQGGCGGGGGGGCDRDRYEPLPPALPAAGEQDCCGERVVINISGLRFETQLKTLCQFPETLLGDPKRRMRYFDPLRNEYFFDRNRPSFDAILYYYQSGGRIRRPVNVPIDIFSEEIRFYQLGEEAMEKFREDEGFLREEERPLPRRDFQRQVWLLFEYPESSGPARGIAIVSVLVILISIVIFCLETLPEFRDEKDYPAASSQEQFEAASNSTSGAPAGASSFSDPFFVVETLCIIWFSFELLVRFFACPSKATFSRNIMNLIDIVAIIPYFITLGTELAERQGNGQQAMSLAILRVIRLVRVFRIFKLSRHSKGLQILGQTLKASMRELGLLIFFLFIGVILFSSAVYFAEADDPTSGFSSIPDAFWWAVVTMTTVGYGDMHPVTIGGKIVGSLCAIAGVLTIALPVPVIVSNFNYFYHRETEGEEQAQYMHVGSCQHLSSSAEELRKARSNSTLSKSEYMVIEEGGMNHSAFPQTPFKTGNSTATCTTNNNPNSCVNIKKIFTDV; the protein is encoded by the coding sequence ATGGACGAGCACCTCAGCCTGCTGcgctcgccgccgccgccctccGCCCGCCACCGCGCCCACCCTCCCCAGCGCCCCGCGAGCGGCGGCGGCGCCCACAACCTGGTGAACCCCGGTTTCGCCGAGCCCGCCGCAGGCCCAGCGCTGCCGCCCGACATGACGGTGGTGCCCGGGGACCACCTGCTGGAGCCGGAGGCGGCGGACGGCGGCGGGGGCCCGCCTCAGGGCGgctgtggcggcggcggcggcggcggctgcgacCGCGACCGCTACGAGCCGCTGCCGCCCGCGCTGCCGGCCGCCGGGGAGCAGGACTGCTGCGGGGAGCGCGTGGTCATCAACATCTCCGGGCTGCGCTTCGAGACGCAGCTCAAGACCCTCTGCCAGTTCCCGGAGACGCTGCTGGGCGACCCCAAGCGGCGCATGAGGTACTTCGACCCGCTCCGCAACGAGTACTTCTTCGACCGCAACCGGCCCAGCTTCGACGCCATCCTCTACTACTACCAGTCGGGCGGCCGCATCCGCCGGCCGGTCAACGTGCCCATCGACATCTTCTCCGAGGAGATCCGCTTCTACCAGCTGGGCGAGGAGGCCATGGAGAAGTTCCGCGAGGACGAGGGTTTCCTGCGGGAGGAAGAGCGGCCGCTGCCCCGCCGCGACTTCCAGCGCCAGGTGTGGCTGCTCTTCGAGTACCCGGAGAGCTCCGGGCCGGCGCGGGGCATCGCCATCGTGTCCGTGCTCGTCATCCTCATCTCCATTGTCATCTTCTGCCTGGAGACGCTGCCCGAGTTCCGCGACGAGAAGGACTACCCCGCCGCGTCGTCGCAGGAGCAGTTCGAGGCGGCCAGCAACAGCACGTCGGGGGCCCCAGCCGGAGCCTCCAGCTTCTCGGATCCCTTCTTCGTAGTGGAAACCCTGTGCATCATCTGGTTCTCCTTTGAGCTGCTCGTGCGGTTCTTCGCTTGCCCTAGCAAAGCCACCTTCTCGCGAAATATCATGAACCTGATAGACATCGTGGCCATCATCCCTTATTTCATCACTCTGGGCACCGAGCTGGCCGAGCGACAGGGTAATGGACAGCAGGCCATGTCCCTGGCCATCCTGAGGGTCATCCGGCTGGTGCGGGTCTTCCGCATCTTCAAGCTCTCCCGGCACTCCAAGGGGCTGCAGATCCTGGGCCAGACGCTGAAGGCTTCCATGCGGGAGCTGGGGCTgctcatcttcttcctcttcattgGGGTCATCCTCTTCTCCAGCGCGGTCTACTTTGCTGAGGCAGACGACCCCACTTCTGGTTTTAGCAGTATCCCGGATGCCTTCTGGTGGGCAGTGGTAACCATGACAACCGTAGGTTATGGGGATATGCACCCGGTGACCATAGGGGGCAAGATTGTGGGGTCGCTCTGTGCCATCGCTGGTGTCTTGACCATTGCTTTGCCAGTCCCTGTGATTGTTTCCAACTTCAATTACTTCTACCACcgggagacagaaggggaagagCAAGCTCAGTACATGCACGTGGGAAGTTGCCAGCACCTCTCCTCTTCGGCCGAGGAGCTCCGAAAAGCAAGGAGTAACTCGACTCTGAGTAAGTCGGAGTATATGGTGATTGAAGAGGGGGGCATGAACCATAGCGCGTTCCCCCAGACCCCTTTCAAAACGGGCAATTCCACGGCCACCTGCACCACGAACAATAATCCCAACTCCTGTGTCAACATCAAAAAGATATTTACTGATGTTTAA